A single window of Candidatus Micrarchaeota archaeon DNA harbors:
- a CDS encoding DNA topoisomerase IV subunit A has translation MGYDNPVVKKLEDLGKQMLDEIRNNESPSFVTGLRSRSNVFYDEATGVIRLGDKKEERTFVNVAQARRFMQTVAIANKCKKFLEEGLHTSIRGLFYQLKFSLGEDVEEELFSDQSESNPLIEDLELALNVKREDLNLSTARKGVVAGPMVLRDRFAGEEIEIDLTKQGRSGWMIPSDVDNGMKIESIDAEWVLVVEKDAIWQRLNEDKFWKKENCILLSPQGQASRGARRLLRKLADMGLPVIAFTDCDAWGWYIYWTIKTGSMNLAYLGTHVAVPEARFVGVTMQDLNDYDFLKNLTIKAKDVDIKRAQDMLSYPWINRHKEWVKELKTVIKTKKKLEQDALQGPKLSFIGDYLREKISENKLLP, from the coding sequence ATGGGTTACGATAATCCCGTTGTTAAAAAGCTCGAGGATTTGGGTAAACAGATGCTCGACGAGATCAGGAACAACGAATCGCCCAGTTTTGTTACCGGGTTGAGGTCCAGGAGTAACGTGTTCTACGACGAGGCAACAGGTGTGATCAGGTTGGGTGATAAAAAGGAGGAAAGAACGTTTGTCAACGTTGCCCAGGCAAGGAGGTTTATGCAGACGGTCGCCATCGCTAACAAATGTAAGAAGTTTTTGGAAGAGGGACTCCATACCAGTATCAGAGGGTTGTTCTACCAACTTAAGTTTTCCCTAGGCGAAGATGTTGAGGAGGAACTGTTCAGTGATCAGAGCGAGTCCAACCCGTTGATTGAGGACCTTGAACTCGCACTCAACGTCAAACGTGAAGACCTTAACCTCAGCACCGCTAGAAAAGGTGTGGTTGCCGGTCCGATGGTACTCAGGGATCGGTTCGCGGGTGAAGAGATAGAGATCGACCTAACTAAACAGGGTAGGTCTGGTTGGATGATACCTTCAGATGTCGATAACGGTATGAAGATCGAAAGTATAGATGCTGAATGGGTGCTGGTCGTGGAAAAGGATGCGATATGGCAGAGACTTAACGAGGACAAGTTCTGGAAAAAGGAGAACTGCATCCTTCTGTCACCGCAGGGACAGGCGTCGCGCGGAGCGCGACGCCTGCTTCGTAAACTGGCAGACATGGGTCTGCCGGTCATCGCATTCACGGATTGCGATGCATGGGGATGGTACATATACTGGACGATAAAAACGGGTTCCATGAACCTTGCCTATCTGGGAACCCATGTGGCTGTACCTGAGGCGCGGTTTGTCGGTGTGACCATGCAGGACCTCAACGATTACGATTTTCTGAAGAATCTTACCATCAAAGCTAAAGATGTGGACATAAAACGTGCTCAGGACATGCTTTCTTATCCGTGGATCAATAGACATAAGGAATGGGTGAAAGAACTTAAGACGGTTATAAAGACTAAGAAGAAACTCGAACAGGATGCTTTACAGGGTCCGAAACTCTCATTCATCGGCGATTACCTCCGCGAGAAGATATCTGAGAATAAACTGTTGCCGTAA